The following proteins are encoded in a genomic region of Cellulomonas sp. ES6:
- a CDS encoding DEAD/DEAH box helicase — MSAAERPSSSSASHASTSAASQLPPAFPGRAPWGTAGKLRAWQAEALEQYLTTSPRDFLAVATPGAGKTTFALRIATELLQARIVRRVTVVAPTEHLKHQWADAAARVGIKLDPNFKNAQGRHGHGFDGVALTYAGVASKPALHAARTTAAPTLVILDEVHHGGDALSWGDAVREAFEGATRRLALTGTPFRSDTAAIPFVEYERGVDGIRRSRADYTYGYSEALRDHVVRPVLFLTYSGSMRWRTKAGDEVSARLGEPLTKDMTAQAWRTALNPDGEWIPSVLAAADRRLTEVRRTVPDAGAMVIATDQTDARAYAGHLARLTGESPTVVLSDDDGASARIDEFSASESRWLVAVRMVSEGVDVPRLAVGVYATSTATPLFFAQAVGRFVRARRRGETASVFLPSVAPLLALANALEVERDHALDRPLTAEEQGEGYNPEDALVADANRSEKASDALQGTFEALEAQASFDRVLFDGGEFGTGADVGSEEELDFLGLPGLLDPDQVTTLLRQRQASQVNARRSKGQPEPDRAEMDHRRQAELRKELSQLVGAWSRRSGQPHGAVHAELRRRCGGPEVPLADPAQLEARVSMVRGWFVGKR; from the coding sequence CGGGACTTCCTGGCGGTCGCGACCCCGGGCGCCGGCAAGACGACGTTCGCGCTGCGGATCGCCACGGAGCTGCTGCAGGCGCGGATCGTGCGCCGCGTGACCGTGGTCGCGCCGACGGAGCACCTCAAGCACCAGTGGGCGGACGCGGCGGCCCGCGTCGGCATCAAGCTGGACCCGAACTTCAAGAACGCGCAGGGCCGGCACGGTCACGGGTTCGACGGCGTCGCGCTGACGTACGCGGGCGTGGCGTCGAAGCCGGCTCTGCACGCCGCGCGCACCACCGCGGCGCCGACGCTGGTGATCCTCGACGAGGTGCACCACGGCGGTGACGCGCTGTCCTGGGGCGACGCGGTGCGGGAGGCGTTCGAGGGCGCGACGCGGCGCCTGGCGCTGACCGGCACCCCGTTCCGCAGCGACACGGCCGCGATCCCGTTCGTCGAGTACGAGCGCGGCGTGGACGGCATCCGGCGCAGCCGCGCGGACTACACGTACGGCTACTCCGAGGCGCTGCGCGACCACGTCGTCCGCCCGGTGCTGTTCCTCACCTACTCGGGCTCGATGCGCTGGCGGACGAAGGCCGGCGACGAGGTCAGCGCCCGCCTGGGCGAGCCGCTGACCAAGGACATGACCGCGCAGGCGTGGCGGACGGCCCTCAACCCGGACGGCGAGTGGATCCCGTCGGTGCTCGCCGCGGCCGACCGCCGGCTGACGGAGGTGCGGCGCACGGTGCCGGACGCCGGGGCCATGGTCATCGCGACCGACCAGACGGACGCCCGCGCGTACGCCGGCCACCTGGCCCGGCTGACGGGGGAGTCGCCGACCGTCGTGCTGTCCGACGACGACGGGGCGAGCGCCCGCATCGACGAGTTCTCCGCGTCGGAGTCCCGCTGGCTGGTGGCCGTGCGGATGGTCTCGGAGGGCGTCGACGTCCCGCGGCTCGCCGTCGGCGTGTACGCGACGAGCACCGCGACGCCGCTGTTCTTCGCGCAGGCCGTCGGGCGGTTCGTCCGCGCCAGGCGCCGCGGGGAGACCGCCTCGGTGTTCCTGCCGAGCGTCGCACCGCTGCTGGCCCTGGCGAACGCGCTGGAGGTCGAGCGCGACCACGCCCTGGACCGGCCGCTGACCGCGGAGGAGCAGGGCGAGGGATACAACCCGGAGGACGCGCTGGTCGCGGACGCGAACCGGTCGGAGAAGGCCTCGGACGCCCTGCAGGGCACGTTCGAGGCGCTCGAGGCGCAGGCGTCGTTCGACCGCGTGCTGTTCGACGGCGGCGAGTTCGGCACGGGCGCGGACGTCGGCTCGGAGGAGGAGCTGGACTTCCTCGGGCTGCCCGGCCTGCTCGACCCGGACCAGGTGACGACCCTGCTGCGGCAGCGCCAGGCCAGCCAGGTCAACGCCCGCCGGAGCAAGGGGCAGCCGGAGCCGGACCGCGCCGAGATGGACCACCGGCGGCAGGCGGAGCTGCGCAAGGAGCTCTCCCAGCTGGTGGGCGCCTGGTCGCGCCGGAGCGGGCAGCCGCACGGCGCGGTGCACGCCGAGCTGCGTCGCCGCTGCGGCGGCCCGGAGGTCCCGCTGGCGGACCCGGCGCAGCTCGAGGCGCGGGTGTCGATGGTCCGGGGCTGGTTCGTCGGCAAGCGCTGA